From Candidatus Cloacimonadota bacterium:
TTGTCCTTGCGCGCTTTTTTCAGTATGGAGCAGATGCGGGCGTGGGCGTATTGGCAGTAGTAAACTGGGTTTTCGTTGTTTTGTTGAAGGGCAAGCTCAAGGTCAAAATTCAGGTGGGCATTGGCTTTGCGGGCGATGAAGAAATAACGGGCGGCGTCTTTTCCCACTTCGTCGATGAGATCATCCATGGTTACGATGGTTCCCGCGCGCTTGCTCATCTTGACTTTTTCGCCGCTTTCGAAAAGGTTAACCTGTTGCAGGAAAATGACTTCCAGGATGTCATCATCGTATTTCAAGGCGCGGAATGCGGCTCTGAGACGGGGCACATAGCCATGATGGTCGGGGCCAAAAACGTCGATGAGCTTGGTGTAGCCCCGCTGGATTTTTGTGAGGTGGTAAGCGAGGTCGGGCACAAAATAGGTGATTGAACCGTCACTTTTCATCAGAACGCGATCTTTATCGTCACCATATTCGGAAGACGAAAACCAGATGGCGTCTTCTTTTTCGTAGGTGCAATTTGCTTCTGTGAGGTAACTTAGCACTTCCTCCACCACGCCTTCCTGGCGGAGCGCTTTTTCGGAAACCCAGTTTTCAAAATGGACGTCGAAGCGTTCCATGCTGAGGCGCTGCATTTCGAGCAGTTCGTTGAGGGCAAATTCTTTCATGCGATCGGTGCGTTCCTTTTCCGGAAGCATGAAAATGCGGACACCATCTGTGGCGTTGAGTTTTTGGGCGAGATGTTTGACGTATTCGCCGTGATAGGCTTCGAAGGGAAATTCGCCAATGTGTTCTCCGTGAAGCTCGCGGAGGCGAAGTTCCAAGCTTTCTGCCAGGATATCCACTTGGTTTCCGGCGTCGTTCACATAAAACTCGCGGTCGGGCTCAAACCCCACTTTTTTCATGATTCGATAAAGGGTGTCCCCAAAAGCTCCAGCACGCGCGCTGACAATGTTCAGAGGCCCGGTTGGGTTCGCGCTGACAAATTCGATGAGCACTTTTTCGCCCTGGCCATAGTCAGAATTTCCAAAATCCTCGCCAAGAGCTCGGATGTCGAAGAGCACTTTGTGGTAAAATGAGGGTGCAATTTTGAAATTGATGAAGCCGGGTCCGGCAATTTCCACCGCTTTATAGAACTTGTTTTTGCGCAGCTCTTTAAGCAGAGTTTCCGCCAATTTTCTGGGGGCGGTTTTGTTTTCTTTTGCCAGCACCATGGCGGCGTTTGTGGAGTAATCTCCATGATCGGGATTATTGGGTACTTCCACGCTGAAATCGCGCTGGTTGGAAAGTTCCAGAGCGTTTAGAACGTCGCTTATATGTTCATGCAACAGGCGCTTGATCATCGCTTTTCTCTTTATCCTTTTTTTTTGCCAATTCGGCGAAGAGGTGGTCAATCTGGTAAAATTCCCTTTTTTCGGGGAGGAAGATATGGATCACCACATCCCCGATATCCAGAAGTATCCAGAGCCCAAATTCCATTCCGGATTTGCCCAGAACGCGTAATTTTGATTCTTTTGCCATATCCAGGAGGTGGTTCGCGATGGCCTTGTTGTGTAGGTCGGCACTGCCTTCGCAGACCACGATGAAGTCGGTATAGGAACTGGTTTCGGAAACATCGTAAACTTTGATATTATCCGCTTGTTT
This genomic window contains:
- the rsfS gene encoding ribosome silencing factor; translation: MQKTDKLEAILNWLAEKQADNIKVYDVSETSSYTDFIVVCEGSADLHNKAIANHLLDMAKESKLRVLGKSGMEFGLWILLDIGDVVIHIFLPEKREFYQIDHLFAELAKKKDKEKSDDQAPVA
- a CDS encoding arginine--tRNA ligase, whose amino-acid sequence is MIKRLLHEHISDVLNALELSNQRDFSVEVPNNPDHGDYSTNAAMVLAKENKTAPRKLAETLLKELRKNKFYKAVEIAGPGFINFKIAPSFYHKVLFDIRALGEDFGNSDYGQGEKVLIEFVSANPTGPLNIVSARAGAFGDTLYRIMKKVGFEPDREFYVNDAGNQVDILAESLELRLRELHGEHIGEFPFEAYHGEYVKHLAQKLNATDGVRIFMLPEKERTDRMKEFALNELLEMQRLSMERFDVHFENWVSEKALRQEGVVEEVLSYLTEANCTYEKEDAIWFSSSEYGDDKDRVLMKSDGSITYFVPDLAYHLTKIQRGYTKLIDVFGPDHHGYVPRLRAAFRALKYDDDILEVIFLQQVNLFESGEKVKMSKRAGTIVTMDDLIDEVGKDAARYFFIARKANAHLNFDLELALQQNNENPVYYCQYAHARICSILKKARKDKVYPRSFKKELGQKLNKPEELALIHKMTDFPGLLELIAQHREPHRLATYTEELCGLFHRFYNKYQVVNPKYMELSQARLLLIEVVKDVLAGCLDLMGISAPEKM